In the genome of Daucus carota subsp. sativus chromosome 9, DH1 v3.0, whole genome shotgun sequence, the window aatgaacaactataatttgtgaaaggtgagcacatgcgatcgccaccgttccaagcataccccagctatctacatgccggaagccagctatagacatgccgaaagtattaatgatgcgataagccagatctcccaaaactccatcacaatcattctcattgataacaCAGAACGACATATCAACGCAGAATCACCCAAGAATGGGGTACTAAATCAacacgccaaaaggcgagacgggaaaacacaatcggatctttgatttcaaaagatctgatttattcagaaaGCAATCAAGCCCAAActcaaatccgaaacagatccgagaataaaactcgattggaaTCTTCGAGGTTTAAGCAACACTCGCTTTTATTGATGAACAAAAAACTAGTAAATAGTGGAGAAGATGGAAGATGGGTGGGCCCCATTCCCTTGCTTTTTCTCAGCTGACATGGACGCCGCGTCAGCGAGACCACATTTCTGACCCGTTTTTAAGGGACCAACCCCATCGGTCGGtaatcggtcggaaatgacctcaaaaccgaccgaatTGAGTCATTTCCAACCGATTTTTGCGGTCGGGAATGCcctgttttcttgtagtgtttggatatcaaaattgaaaataatcgattttatttaataatataatttattaattgattatatattattatggtaATGGATTATTATACACCATGGTCCATCGTCCATGCACAGCAATTGAGAGTTGAAGATATTTATTCGACATTGCCATATCGTTGACGCGATATTTATTCGACATCTGCAATATATAAATTGTCTGATCTGTATATATAGGTTTAACAGTCATCCGATCATAATTTTAATGAGTTTATGATGCATCATGTCATGTTCTATAAATCTTTCCCAATCTCAATATTCTTTTTGTCAATCCAAATcttaataattcaaatttaagtACAAAATGGAATGATAATTCAGCAAAACATAAGCCAATGATAATTTATATGCCAAGAAGTCTTCGAATGTTCTTACTGGTTTAGTGATGGCTGTTCTTTTATACGTAAATAAGTTGCATGTCTCCCGTTGCGGGAGGTTGAGAGTTCGACTCCTCACGTATGCGTGTGTAAAATATCGTAAATTTATTGTATTTAAATggaaattttatcaaatatattttagataagGAAAATGCTTGGCGTACAGAATTGTATATGGAGAAAGTATCTTGCATCATTGTGAAAAAGGATGGTTGACTCGTAAGTTTATGTTGTTAATTTGGCATGCAATAACTAATGAAAGAATCGATGCAAGTGAAGATTCCAATCTGGTAGTAACACCATTGAGTCGTTGACCTTGCAAGAAACTGcacataaaaaagaaaaaggaaagagGTGAAGTTGATCGAAAGCATCATAAAATAAAGGTAAGAAACAAGGCACACGCCCACACCACAACGTACTAAATTAGCAACTCAAACTGAAAACCTAATATCCTACTCAAACTGTCCAGCCCACGTCTGTACTTAGGCCTATAAATTGCTCTACTACAGTTGCAGCTCTACCCATCTCATCTCAGCACCAAGCTCTCTCATTTCCTCTCCTTAATTCCCTATAATTCTACAAATTTACATGAACCAAAACTACAATATAGGTACATACTGTATCGTAACTAAAGGATCATTGTCGAATCCTGCGATAGCAGAACTAAGAAAGGCTTGAAATGGTTTTTTCTTGTAAAGTTGGTGTGTATGTAGTTGTATTACTAGTGGCTAGTGGAATGGCAATGGGGGCAACCCCAAAGAAGGCAGTGAATGTGCCATTTGGTAGAAACTATGTTCCTACGTGGGCTTTAGATCATATTAAGTACTTCAACGGTGGTAATGAGATTCAGCTTCTTCTTGACAAATACACTGGTACTTAACATtctcttttcattttattacTAAAGATTTATTCCAACTTTTGTGGATTTTTTTAAATCTGTACTTGTGGTTCTCAGGCACTGGATTTCAGTCCAAGGGATCCTATCTTTTTGGGCAGTTTAGCATGCATATAAAGATGGTTCCCGGAGATTCTGCAGGCACTGTTACTGCTTTTTATGTGAGTTTCACATTCCAAATTCCATTCTCTAATTTACTATATATTTCTGTAAATTTTTCATTTAAGGTTAGTTCCGTATGCttaatatatagaaatttaAGGACTCAGAGTACATACGTACATGTTACTTTCCTCAGACCCTTAGTATCTTTGTTTCTATTCCATAGTTTGATTGGAATTCATCTTTTAGCGGTTTTTGTCACTCGAAGACAAACACGaaccatatataatatatgttccaATAGTATGTCATGCTAATAGATCTTAGGTCGGTACCCTGTAGCTACTATTATTATTTGTGAGTGAAAACTTCATGCAAATAATGTATTTCAATTTCATTGGCAGCTATCGTCGCAAAACTCAGAGCATGATGAGGTAGATTTCGAGTTCTTGGGCAACAGATCTGGGCAGCCATATATACTACAGACTAATGTCTTCACCGGTGGAAAAGGTGACCGTGAGCAGAGGATTTTCCTCTGGTTTGATCCCACCAAAGCTTACCATTCTTACTCTATTTTGTGGAATCTCCACCAGATTGTGTAAGTTTGTCTGAATATGATTTGAATTTGAACTTTTTACATATCTTACAAGGAAATATAGGAGCTTATATCGTGCAGCTTTACATGCACACAGCCAAATAAAGCATCACATGTAAACATAataatttgtttgtttgtatCACATGATCTTCCTCTTCCTTTGAATATAAGCTAATTGGAGAGGAATCAAACAAATTGGTGAATATATAGTTTTGTCCCCATCATGTGTTTGCATATGATGGATAGATGGGAGATTTATTAATCTTTCAGAATCTCAAATCACTAGTTACTTATATAAAATGTCTGATACCGAGACATTTTAAGTGGAGTTATCCCATGTTATGTATGGAAGTCAACACAAGAAGCATTTTGTCTAATAATGTCAAATTCATTTTAAGTGTAGAATCTTCGGTCCTTTTATATATCGGGTCTATCACGCAGTCGCTTGCCCGCACAGGTCATATAACTTACCGATTCATAATTGTTTGATGAATATTTAGCGGCCAGGATTAGAATTATaagaaatttttaatatgttcagGAAAATGACCTCGTTCAGTGGTTAAAAGCGCTCAACGAGTTCTCGTCCGGCGGTTAAAAAATGTTGGACGTAttgaaaaaatgttataatcctgACCGCTATATATTCATCCAACAATCAAAAATCAGTAGACGGACGTTGGAAATAGAAATTTAGAGTTTTTATGTTAagatttctattatttttttgtcaggatcggTGAATGATGCTATCTGATTCATTGATGTTTTCTGTGACCTTGCAGGTTCTTCGTTGATGACATTCCCATAAGAGTGTTCAAAAACAGCAAAGACTTGGGAGTCAAGTTCCCGTTCAATCAACCCATGAAACTATACTCAAGCTTGTGGAACGCCGATGATTGGGCAACAAGGGGAGGTCTGGAGAAGACAGACTGGTCCAAGGCGCCCTTCGTCGCCTCCTACAAGGGCTTTCACATAGACGGATGCGAGTCGTCGGTGAATGCCAAATATTGTGCTACTCGGGGAAAGCATTGGTGGGATCAGAAGGCATATCAAGACCTCGATGCTTATCAGTATCGTCGCCTCAAATGGGTTCGGAAGAGATTCACAATCTACAATTATTGTACTGATCGAGTGAGGTTCCCTAAAATGGCTCCAGAATGCAAAAGAGACCGCGACGCGTAGTTTCATCAGTTGTGAGCCTGAGTCATGCTAACACAAGGCTTTGCAATTCTGTTCCTCTGCAACATATGCTTAAATGATCGATGAATGTTGTATGCTGTCTTTTTCTTGGAATTCTTAAGTACGCTCCACAATTCTTCCTCTGGATTCTGGGGCACTATATTTTCTGTATAAATTACTCCAATAATAGTCTCACATCACTGCAAGAAACTGAGCCATTTACAACGGATAACTTATGACGGATGTGCGGCGCTCATTGACTTATGACGGAAATACTTATTCTTTATTTTCCCGAAATAGTTGGAGCCTTctaaatctattatatatataatactacaaCATGGGTTTTGGTGAGCCAATTTAAtcattaagagcatctccaagggtcttatttatatttgttagctataatatgatatataaataatcatctaaaattatagctAAGAAGTTCTAGTTTCACTCCAAtggtattatgtataattatattatctaaaattatacataatagctTTAGATGTTTTACAAATGTAGCAACCCGAATTttagttatctatatttttttgctaaggggtCATGGTTGGAGTGTAGAATTTTTACCTATTGtctcactactagaaaaacggGTAAAATTGACTGCCATTTTCGgtcaattttagttaaaattgacCGGGTTCGGtcgaatttaattaattttgaccgGAAACGGTGGTCAGTCTTAGCGTAGTGGATTTTAGTCATTTCCGGTCAAAAATAGTTAATTTTGACCGGATAAAAGTGACCGGTTAATTTTGACCGGTTAAAATTGACCGGCAATTTCGACCGTTTGCGGTCAGTTTTGCCTGGTATGTTCGCACTTCAAATTTTCACGAAAATTCAAAAATCCCgcctatttttaaattattttgaccaactcagtcaaatttatttttttgaccacTTATATccagtcatatttataaatttgaccactTATTTCAATTggtcaattttatatttttgactagtATGTCagtcaaatttatataattgacTGATGTTGGGgtggtcaaatttataattttgactgCTGTTGGGttgtcaaatttataattttgactgCTGTTGAGgggtcaaatttataattttgactgCTGTTGGgtggtcaaatttataattttgactgCTCTTGAgtggtcaaatttataattttgacggGATTCgttcaaatataataagtttAATTCGACCGAAAACAGCcaaatttatcattaaaattaccCGTCAGGAGGTTGAAGCTTAGAAATCCACCTGAACAACAAATGGAGTTGATCTCTAGAAAGCACGTATGGCGCGCTTGGTATTGTGCCATCCTCTTTTATCCACAACTCACGATGTATTCCCAATTCCATGCAATCACGTCTTGCCTTCAAGTTGTCTTTCGACTTCTTCTTGTCATTAATCAATGTGCAGAATATGTTGTCAAAAACATTTTTCTCAGTGTGCATGACATCAATGCAATGACGAAGTCTAAGTGTCTCCCAATAAGGGAGCTCAAAAAATGGCGAAAAGTGAGTCCAATTATGTGTCACACCATAATCCCTGGGTTTTCTCCAGGATGTCTTTCCTGGAGGGGGAAACTGTATCTGCTCGCACATTGTCTTTGCTATTATTCCAGAATGTCGATATGTGACTGATAGTGCCTTAGTTCTACCAAACTTTGTACTTCTTCTAAGTGGATCATCTTGGTCCAAGAAATATCGAGCAGTGCCATAAAAGCTAGGTTTACCACCATGTTTCAGTTGAGTGGCTTTAACTTCTCCCATACAAACTGGACAAGACAACTTGCCTTTAGTTGACCATCCACTAAGCATGGCAAGTGCGGGAAAGTCACTGATTGTCCACATTAGTGTTGCCTTCATCATGAAATTGGTACGTGAGAATCTATCATATGTTTCCACCCCGGTGTGCCACAATAGTTTCAATTCATCAATCAATGGTCGAAGATAAACATGAAGATCTTTTGTAGGATCACTCGGTCCAGGAATGAGAAGAGGCATGAACATGTATGGAGCCTTCGTGCACATAGATGGAGGAAGGTTGTACACCACAACCACCACAGGCCACACTGTATATTCCCTTGCATGTGCATCACGAAATGGGTCAAATCCATCAGTGGAAAGGCCAAGTCTAACATTTCGAATCTCCTTTGAAAAGTGCGGGAATCTACTATCAAAATGCTTCCACTCATCACCATCAGCGGGGTGAGATAACTGGCCTTCAACTACAACTCTGTTGTGGTGCCACCTCATACACTCAGCTGTCTTCTCAGCCATAAACAAGCGTTGCAACCTTTGGGTGAGAGGAAAGTAGCGCAAGATCTTTCGTgcgatcttcttcttctttggatCCTTTTGCTCCTTGTATCGGCTTGTATAACATATATCACAATGTGTCTTGTTGATGTCTTCCTTGTAAAATAACATGCAATCATTTTCACAAGCATCAATTTTTTCATATCCCATATGCAATCCCGATATCATCTTTCGCACCTCATAATAGCTCTTGGGAAGTTTGTGACCATCGGGTAACACCGATCCAATAAGGCAAAGTAACTCATCGAAGCCATTATTACTACAATGATGCTTGTTCTTGAAATGTAGTAGCTTGTTTACAAATGACAATCTTGTGTAATCCTTGTTATTTGGATAGATTGGTTCAGAGGCATCATTCACCATATTGTAAAATTCTTTGGCATCGGCATTTGGTTCCTCCTCAAAATTCTCAAAATATCTATTTGCATCTGCAAAATCTCTTAGCATGTTATGAGCATCAtacatgtcatcatcatcattacaaCCGGAACTCATTCCAACTTCAACTCGGGGCATATCCTTCTCCCCATGTAAATCCCATTTGGTATACCATTGCATAATCCCATGAAGATACAAATCAACTTTCACACCACTAGAATCTTTGAAATACCTATTTTTACACTTTTGACATGGACATCTAATAAgcccttcatcttcatctttaaGATTATCACAAGCAAATTTAAGAAAACTATCCACACCATTCTTGTATTCTTCCGTTATATACTTTAACTCATTGTATCGACTACGACCAACCCAACTACGATCGGATGTCATCTACAAAATATACACacaattcaaatataaatggaaataaaataaaatcacaaaattctAATTAACTCATACCCTAAAATGTATACTAATACACACACCTATACTAATTTCATCATACATGAGTAACATTAAACATTCATACCAAGTTCAAAAACAACACTCTACactaatttaacaaatttaggAAACACAATTTAACTTATATAGCTATCATAATTTGGTATTGAATTTACATTATTTAAAGGAAAAAAACtagtaaaatttaaatactagaatGTGATACTTACTTGATGATCTCAAAGATTTGATGAgaagaatatgatatatatgatgGCATAAAAAAGAGAAATGGTGGAAAATGGAGAATAGAAGAGAGAAAgggaaacaaacaaaaaaaaagggaaagCGGCGTGAAAGGAAGAGAGCAGTAGGTTTTCAATCTGGGAAGGTTAAAATTGACCGCTTTCggtcaaaataataaaactgaCCGCAGACggtcaattttatatatatgactgACAGCGGTCAAAAGTTAACAACGACTGGAACCGgtcaatttaataattttgaccAATTTCAGTCAAAACTacatttcagttttttttaaaactttgtgCGGGAAAAATCCCGCCTAACAAATAATTTCGACCGAACTAAAAGTGACTGACGGCGgtcaattttattatttggaCCGCATCCGGTCAAAAATAGTTTTCGcatatttttgaaactttgtgcGGGAAAATTCCCGCCTAGATAATAATTTCGACCGCAGGCAAAATTGACCGCGAGCGGTCAATTTTAATGACGTCATCGAATTAAAGTTTGGCGGGAACTTTCCCTCCATTTTTTTCGGGGCCCACCATTTAAAATTGACCgactaaatttgaccgaaatcTTATTTTGACCGCAAACGGTCAAAATTATGAGGCAGTCAAAATTAATCGGTCAATTTTAGCCTTGACTTGGTGGCATGCGAGTTTGACCTTATATTTGACCGCGTTCGGTCAAAAATAAGGCGGTCAAAAATAACCGGTCAAAAATAGccggtttttcttgtagtgtctaAAATGTGCCACATAGATGCCATGTAGGTGCCACATAAACACTTTTACCTAAGAGGTCTAatgccttggagttgctcttatatCCCGGGTTTTGGTGAGCcaatttaatcattaatatcccTATTAATATCTACACTAATAATTATTTCATTTGATTTATTACACATTATTAATTACTACGTAATAACTACATATCTAATATATGTCATTGATTATATCTAATTATTATGTCTTAATTAATACACCctttgtcccatttaattctatacatttatTTTCAAGCAATTTATTACACATTATTAATTACTACGTAATAACTACATATCTAATATATGTCATTGATTATATCTAATTATTATGTCTTAATTAATACACCctttgtcccatttaattctatacatttatTTTCAACTgcttgacacgcatttcaatactcttataaaatatataaaatatagttccgtaacttatttttaggatttttttcctaaataaaaatttaacatccaaactttaattcagaaaaagaaatttttttgaaaaaaattacacaactacactttgcaaGAGCATTAAAGGTGGTGCCACGTTCGCGTCTGCGTCCCTCAGTGTATACTATctagggggacggagggaattCCTAGCAAATACTAATaatccctctgtttttttatttgacgttttgactttttggcacacttCTTTAGATGATTGACCCGGtagtaaaagttattatttttgtgaataaaaggtttagttgtatatttttattcagagaaagaaaattttgaaaataatatttctaactacctggtcaaaacacttaaaagtgtgcccaaagtcaaagtatcaaataaaaaaaaaacagaaagagTAATTTTCATCTCATCAatcattatacattattaactactaattactacatatttaatatatgttattaattacATCTAATTATTATATCCTCCTTAATACTCTCTatgtcccaaaataagtgttattttgactttttcacgtaatttaaggtgcaaaaaaaacatacttcgacatattatttttgaaattttcttttcctgaataaaagtttaacatctatatttttattcagaaaaagaaaatttgaaaaataatgtgtaaaagtattttttttacatttaaaattacgcgaaaaaagtcaaagcgacacttattttaggaCATAGGAGTATCTAACAAATACTAACAATAGTAATTCTGTTATCATTAGATCATTTCATCAATTATTATACATTGATAATTACTAATATATACATgaataatatttgttaattataatatctaaattctaatacattattataaataaatacttttGAATGAATGTGTccttaaaatatttgtaaaatgctCATAAATATCATTCATTTCATCAatcattatacattattaattatgaataactacatattcaaaataaaaatattctttgcGAGGAATTCACCAAGTTAATGCACTCAAAGCAAAGAGTGAACCAATATACGGTTAGGCAACTCAAGTTATAGGTTATGATTAGTAAAGAATTGATTTTAGGCAACTCGagttatatgttatgattagtTAGAATTTATCTAATTCATCAAACTAATGCACTTTGATCAAAGAGTGAACCAACATATGGTAGTTAAAGACAACTCGagttatatgttatgattaaTAAAGAATTGATCTAATGAGTTAAACAACTCGagttatatgttatgattagtAAAGAATTTATCTAATGTAGTTATCGTATTTCTTAATAGATAAGTTATTGTATCTTGTCAAAAAGACTATGCACACATAATATTACAATAATGGGTAAATCTTTTATGTACTACAACATGGGTTTTGGTGagccaatttaattattaatatcccTATTAATATCTACACTAATAATTATTTCATTTGATTTATTACACATTATTAATTACTACGTAATAACTACATATCTAATATATGTCATTGATTATATCTAATTATTATGTCTTAATTAATACACCctttgtcccatttaattctatatatttattttcaactgCTTGACACGcgtttcaatactcttataaaatatataaaatatagttccgtaacttatttttgaggatttttttcctaaataaaaatttaacatccaaactttaattcagaaaaagaaacttttttaaaaaaaattacacaactacactttgcaaGAGCATTAAAGGTGGTGCCACGTTCGCGTCTGCGTCCCTCAGTGTATACTATCTAGGGGACGGAGGGAATTCCTAGCAAATACTAATaatccctctgtttttttttatttaacgttttgactttttggcacacttCATTCGATGATTGACCCGGtagtaaaagttattatttttgtgaataaaaggtttagttgtatattttcattcagagaaagaaaattttaaaaataatatttctaactatctggtcaaaacacttaaaagtgtgcccaaagtcaaagtatcaaataaaaaaaaacagaaggagtaattttcatctcatcaatcattatacattattaactactaataactacatatttaatatatgttattaattacATCTAATTATTATATCCTCCTtaatactctctctgtcccaaaataagtgttattttgactttttcacgtaatttaaggtgcaaaaaaacatacttcgacatattatttttgaaattttcttttcgtgaataaaagtttaacatctatatttttattcagaaaaagaaaatttgaaaaataatgtgtaaaagtatttttttttacatttaaaattacgcgaaaaaagtcaaagcgacacttattttaggaC includes:
- the LOC108200853 gene encoding xyloglucan endotransglucosylase protein 2 produces the protein MVFSCKVGVYVVVLLVASGMAMGATPKKAVNVPFGRNYVPTWALDHIKYFNGGNEIQLLLDKYTGTGFQSKGSYLFGQFSMHIKMVPGDSAGTVTAFYLSSQNSEHDEVDFEFLGNRSGQPYILQTNVFTGGKGDREQRIFLWFDPTKAYHSYSILWNLHQIVFFVDDIPIRVFKNSKDLGVKFPFNQPMKLYSSLWNADDWATRGGLEKTDWSKAPFVASYKGFHIDGCESSVNAKYCATRGKHWWDQKAYQDLDAYQYRRLKWVRKRFTIYNYCTDRVRFPKMAPECKRDRDA
- the LOC108201255 gene encoding uncharacterized protein LOC108201255 → MTSDRSWVGRSRYNELKYITEEYKNGVDSFLKFACDNLKDEDEGLIRCPCQKCKNRYFKDSSGVKVDLYLHGIMQWYTKWDLHGEKDMPRVEVGMSSGCNDDDDMYDAHNMLRDFADANRYFENFEEEPNADAKEFYNMVNDASEPIYPNNKDYTRLSFVNKLLHFKNKHHCSNNGFDELLCLIGSVLPDGHKLPKSYYEVRKMISGLHMGYEKIDACENDCMLFYKEDINKTHCDICYTSRYKEQKDPKKKKIARKILRYFPLTQRLQRLFMAEKTAECMRWHHNRVVVEGQLSHPADGDEWKHFDSRFPHFSKEIRNVRLGLSTDGFDPFRDAHAREYTVWPVVVVVYNLPPSMCTKAPYMFMPLLIPGPSDPTKDLHVYLRPLIDELKLLWHTGVETYDRFSRTNFMMKATLMWTISDFPALAMLSGWSTKGKLSCPVCMGEVKATQLKHGGKPSFYGTARYFLDQDDPLRRSTKFGRTKALSVTYRHSGIIAKTMCEQIQFPPPGKTSWRKPRDYGVTHNWTHFSPFFELPYWETLRLRHCIDVMHTEKNVFDNIFCTLINDKKKSKDNLKARRDCMELGIHRELWIKEDGTIPSAPYVLSRDQLHLLFRWISKLQPPDG